Proteins from a single region of Trichoderma asperellum chromosome 3, complete sequence:
- a CDS encoding uncharacterized protein (SECRETED:SignalP(1-18)~EggNog:ENOG41) produces MKLSAAQLLLAGAGLTSALPHLDSPRQRLLNGMDLPSSLGEKSGPYTPGHRDENDNYVDAIGKKLDPKPWRNGFGASVLGPYNRDRSRQSPDMIRPPSTDHGNIANMRWSFTDSHVRIEEGGWTRQTTVRELPTSVELAGVNMRLDKGVIRELHWHKEAEWAYVLDGEVRVTALDYEGGNFIDDLKKGDLWYFPSGVPHSLQGLGENGTEFLLIFDDGNFSEESTFILSDWLAHTPKSVIAENFHLAPEVFDHLPAGEKYIFQGSVPGSIEDEAPKGKHVKESKYQFTHKMLDQEPKKTTGGHVRITDSKNFPISKTVAAAHAVIEPGAIREMHWHPNADEWSFFIGGRARVTVFAAEGTARTFDYVAGDVGIVPRNMGHFVQNIGDEPVEMLEIFRADEFRDFSLFQWMGETPQRLVLDHLFAGDKEAGEKFWEQVKDAKKDEITK; encoded by the exons ATGAAGCTCTCAGCAGCTCAATTGCTCCTTGCCGGAGCTGGTCTGACGTCGGCGCTGCCTCATCTCGACAGCCCGCGCCAGCGACTTCTCAATGGCATGGATCTGCCCTCCTCACTGGGCGAGAAGAGCGGCCCTTATACTCCCGGCCACCGCGATGAGAACGACAACTACGTCGATGCCATTGGCAAGAAGCTTGACCCCAAGCCATGGCGAAACGGCTTCGGAGCTTCAGTCCTCGGCCCGTACAACCGCGATCGATCGCGTCAGAGCCCCGACATGATCCGCCCGCCCAGCACCGATCACGGCAACATCGCCAACATGCGATGGAGTTTCACGGATTCTCACGTGCGAATTGAG GAAGGAGGATGGACTCGACAGACCACCGTCCGTGAGCTTCCCACCAGCGTTGAGCTCGCTGGCGTCAACATGAGGCTCGACAAGGGCGTCATTCGTGAGCTTCACTGGCACAAGGAGGCCGAGTGGGCATACGTTCTTGACGGTGAGGTCCGTGTCACTGCTCTCGACTATGAGGGCGGCAACTTCATCGACGACCTGAAGAAGGGCGACCTGTGGTACTTCCCCAGCGGTGTCCCTCACTCTCTGCAGGGTCTTGGTGAGAACGGAACTGAGTTCCTCCTCATTTTCGATGACGGCAACTTCTCTGAGGAGTCGACCTTTATCCTGTCCGACTGGCTTG CGCACACCCCCAAGTCTGTCATTGCCGAAAACTTCCACCTCGCCCCCGAGGTGTTTGACCACCTCCCCGCCGGCGAGAAGTACATTTTCCAGGGCTCCGTGCCTGGCTCCATCGAGGATGAGGCCCCCAAGGGCAAGCACGTCAAGGAGTCCAAGTACCAGTTCACCCACAAGATGCTCGACCAGGAGCCCAAGAAGACCACCGGAGGCCATGTGCGCATCACCGACTCCAAGAACTTCCCCATCTCCAAGACCGTGGCTGCCGCCCACGCCGTCATCGAGCCCGGTGCGATCCGTGAGATGCACTGGCACCCCAACGCCGACGAGTGGTCCTTCTTCATTGGTGGACGCGCTCGTGTCACCGTCTTCGCCGCCGAGGGCACCGCCCGCACTTTCGACTACGTCGCCGGCGACGTCGGCATTGTCCCCCGCAACATGGGCCACTTTGTCCAGAACATTGGCGACGAGCCCGTCGAGATGCTCGAAATCTTCCGCGCCGACGAGTTCCGagacttttctctcttccagtGGATGGGCGAGACTCCCCAGCGACTGGTCTTGGACCACCTGTTTGCCGGCGACAAGGAGGCTGGTGAGAAGTTCTGGGAGCAGGTCAAGGATGCGAAGAAGGACGAGATTACGAAATAA